Proteins encoded by one window of Halosolutus amylolyticus:
- the psmA gene encoding archaeal proteasome endopeptidase complex subunit alpha: MQGQQQQQAYDRGITIFSPDGRLYQVEYAREAVKRGTASIGVRTSDGVVLAVDKRVPSPLLEDSSVEKIHKADDHIGIASAGHVADARQLIDFARRQAQVNHLRYGEPIGVETLTKEVTDHIQQYTQVGGARPFGVALIVGGIDNGEPRLFETDPSGTPYEWKALAVGADRGDLQDYLEENYDDAADLDGGIALALDALASVNEGSLLPNEVGLATVDVESESFEQFDHDRIESHLEENDLLDTGEDEPEE, encoded by the coding sequence ATGCAGGGACAACAACAACAGCAGGCGTACGACCGTGGCATCACGATCTTCTCGCCCGACGGCCGACTCTACCAGGTCGAGTACGCCCGCGAGGCGGTCAAGCGAGGAACAGCAAGTATCGGCGTCCGAACGAGTGATGGGGTCGTTCTCGCGGTCGACAAGCGAGTCCCCTCCCCGCTGCTCGAGGACTCGAGCGTCGAGAAGATTCACAAGGCCGACGACCACATCGGCATCGCGAGCGCCGGCCACGTGGCCGACGCCCGCCAGCTGATCGACTTCGCCCGCCGTCAGGCGCAGGTCAACCACCTCCGCTACGGCGAACCGATCGGGGTCGAGACGCTGACGAAGGAAGTCACCGACCACATCCAGCAGTACACCCAGGTCGGCGGCGCGCGGCCGTTCGGCGTCGCGCTGATCGTCGGCGGGATCGACAACGGCGAACCGCGCCTGTTCGAGACCGACCCCTCGGGGACGCCCTACGAGTGGAAGGCACTCGCTGTCGGTGCGGACCGGGGCGACCTCCAGGACTACCTCGAGGAGAACTACGACGACGCCGCCGACCTCGACGGCGGCATCGCGCTGGCGCTGGACGCGCTCGCGTCGGTCAACGAGGGCTCGCTCCTGCCCAACGAGGTCGGTCTCGCGACCGTCGACGTCGAGTCCGAGTCCTTCGAACAGTTCGATCACGACCGCATCGAGAGCCACCTCGAGGAGAACGATCTCCTCGACACGGGCGAAGACGAACCCGAGGAGTAA
- a CDS encoding PadR family transcriptional regulator, translated as MYDLTGFQRDLLYVIAGEEEPHGLAIKEELEQYYEKEIHHGRLYPNLDTLVDKGLVEKGRRDRRTNFYTLTRRGRRELEARREWESQYVDL; from the coding sequence ATGTACGACCTGACAGGATTCCAGCGGGACTTGCTCTACGTCATCGCTGGCGAGGAGGAACCCCACGGACTGGCGATCAAGGAGGAACTCGAACAGTACTACGAGAAGGAGATCCACCACGGGCGACTCTACCCCAACCTCGACACGCTCGTCGACAAGGGACTCGTCGAGAAGGGCCGACGCGATCGTCGAACGAACTTCTACACGCTCACCCGCCGCGGACGACGCGAACTCGAGGCGCGTCGCGAGTGGGAGTCACAGTACGTAGACCTGTAA
- a CDS encoding class I SAM-dependent methyltransferase — protein MKKTPEEHAARFDEIASEYDESNSEEYRACANLVIEHAAPDADDIVLDIGTGTGAIALALAPDAGRVVGRDISEGMMDEARAKADEQGLENVEFGEGMFRDPDYDGPVDVVTSNFAMHHLSDEEKREAIAVIADLEPRRFVLGDVMFFGEPDPSDPFYSPEVDDPATVGVLADAFTDAGFSLTAVERVHDQVGVLVAERGPASVEGESQ, from the coding sequence ATGAAGAAGACTCCTGAGGAACACGCCGCCCGGTTCGACGAGATCGCCAGCGAGTACGACGAGTCGAACTCCGAGGAGTATCGCGCGTGCGCGAATCTCGTCATCGAACACGCGGCTCCCGACGCCGACGACATAGTCCTCGACATCGGGACCGGAACCGGCGCGATCGCGCTCGCACTCGCGCCCGACGCGGGACGGGTCGTCGGCCGGGACATCAGCGAGGGCATGATGGACGAGGCGCGAGCGAAAGCCGACGAGCAGGGGCTCGAAAACGTCGAATTCGGTGAAGGGATGTTCCGCGATCCCGACTACGACGGACCGGTCGACGTGGTGACGTCGAACTTCGCCATGCACCACCTCTCGGACGAGGAAAAGCGGGAGGCGATCGCGGTGATCGCCGACCTCGAGCCCCGGCGGTTCGTCCTCGGTGACGTGATGTTCTTCGGCGAGCCCGATCCGTCAGACCCGTTCTACTCCCCCGAGGTCGACGATCCGGCGACCGTCGGCGTGCTCGCGGACGCGTTCACCGACGCGGGCTTCTCGCTGACCGCGGTCGAGCGCGTCCACGACCAGGTCGGCGTGCTGGTCGCCGAGCGCGGCCCGGCATCGGTCGAGGGCGAGTCACAGTGA
- a CDS encoding YbaK/EbsC family protein, with the protein MHPRAASFAEQAREAHGFDPAVEEFTEGTKTAADAADAIGCDVGQIASSLAFDVDGSLVVAVTSGANRVSEGALGEHFGTTADAVSMADPDRISQTLGWSIGGVPPFCHEESVPVIMDETLLGYDTVWAAAGTPEAVFPIDPETLREYAGATPISVTA; encoded by the coding sequence ATGCATCCACGCGCAGCCAGTTTCGCCGAGCAGGCACGCGAGGCGCACGGGTTCGATCCGGCGGTCGAGGAGTTCACAGAGGGGACCAAAACGGCGGCGGACGCGGCCGACGCGATCGGTTGCGACGTCGGCCAGATCGCCAGTTCGCTCGCGTTCGACGTCGACGGCTCGCTCGTCGTCGCGGTGACCAGCGGCGCGAACCGGGTCAGCGAGGGCGCGCTCGGCGAGCACTTCGGGACGACGGCGGATGCCGTCTCGATGGCCGATCCCGATCGAATCAGCCAGACGCTTGGCTGGTCGATCGGCGGCGTCCCGCCCTTCTGCCACGAGGAATCGGTGCCGGTGATCATGGACGAGACGCTACTCGGCTACGATACCGTCTGGGCAGCCGCCGGGACGCCGGAGGCCGTGTTCCCGATCGATCCCGAGACGCTACGCGAGTACGCCGGCGCGACGCCTATTTCAGTGACAGCCTGA
- a CDS encoding Rpp14/Pop5 family protein translates to MKHLPKHLRPRWRYLAVGIESWPDAAIDRRAFQRELWYAGQNLLGDPGSAAADLTVVQFEFGDGDGEAIVRVRHGETEPARAALACIDAIDGATVGLRVRGISGTIRAANEKYLGRRRQDYDERNVVFRNEERVAVTRDGSADVRLDEAFAGATDLDYDLA, encoded by the coding sequence GTGAAACACCTCCCGAAGCACCTCCGGCCGCGCTGGCGCTACCTCGCCGTCGGGATCGAAAGCTGGCCCGACGCCGCGATCGATCGCCGGGCGTTCCAGCGCGAACTGTGGTACGCCGGCCAGAACCTGCTGGGCGATCCGGGCAGCGCGGCCGCCGACCTGACCGTCGTCCAGTTCGAGTTCGGGGACGGCGACGGCGAAGCGATCGTCAGGGTGCGCCACGGCGAGACCGAGCCGGCGCGAGCGGCACTCGCCTGTATCGACGCGATCGACGGCGCTACGGTCGGGCTGCGGGTCCGCGGTATCAGTGGGACGATCCGTGCCGCTAATGAAAAGTATTTAGGACGCCGCCGGCAAGATTACGACGAGAGAAACGTCGTGTTCCGGAACGAGGAGCGAGTCGCAGTCACGCGCGATGGATCTGCAGACGTGCGACTCGATGAGGCGTTCGCGGGCGCGACAGACCTCGATTACGATTTAGCGTGA
- a CDS encoding metal ABC transporter substrate-binding protein: MKLTRRSVLQGSAGALAAGGFAGCLDDVAQGADGVESGYAAFFTLWDWTQQVSGDAADFENPVPTGNMGHGWEPEGDLVTDIAATDAFVYPDTPEFSWTQDVAATLEADYDTVAVIDVLDGLEGEMLEWDHDPAHDDHEDGGHDEHDDHDHEEEDHHEDDGHDHEEEDHHEEEDHHEDDGHDHEEEDNHEDDGHDDHDHGGNYDPHVWVDPVLAQDLVANIADGLAEADPDNADTFEDNAATYTDRLADLDQQFQTLVDDAERDVAVLAGHDSYTYLEDRYGFELHSPKGVSPQDEPTPAEISETIDLIDEEGIDTILYDPFESSGADDLPTLAATILEDSDATDAMPVSPAAGTLAEWADDDWGYVEQMQEINVPAFREALGAQ, encoded by the coding sequence ATGAAGCTAACACGGCGATCGGTGCTCCAGGGGAGTGCCGGCGCGCTCGCTGCGGGTGGATTCGCTGGCTGTCTCGACGACGTCGCGCAGGGAGCCGACGGCGTCGAATCGGGGTACGCGGCCTTCTTCACGCTCTGGGACTGGACGCAGCAGGTAAGCGGAGACGCGGCCGACTTCGAGAACCCGGTTCCGACGGGGAACATGGGTCACGGCTGGGAGCCGGAGGGGGACCTCGTCACGGACATCGCCGCGACTGACGCGTTCGTCTATCCCGACACGCCGGAGTTCTCGTGGACCCAGGACGTGGCAGCGACGCTGGAAGCCGATTACGACACCGTCGCGGTGATCGACGTGCTCGACGGACTCGAGGGCGAGATGCTCGAGTGGGATCACGATCCGGCCCACGACGACCACGAGGACGGCGGGCACGATGAACACGACGACCACGACCACGAGGAGGAAGACCACCACGAGGACGACGGCCACGACCACGAGGAGGAAGACCACCACGAGGAGGAAGACCACCACGAGGACGACGGCCACGACCACGAGGAGGAAGACAACCACGAGGACGACGGCCACGACGACCACGACCACGGCGGCAACTACGACCCGCACGTCTGGGTCGACCCGGTCCTCGCCCAGGACCTCGTGGCGAACATCGCGGACGGACTGGCCGAAGCAGATCCCGACAACGCAGACACGTTCGAGGACAATGCGGCCACCTACACCGATCGGCTCGCGGACCTCGACCAGCAGTTCCAGACCCTCGTCGACGACGCCGAACGGGACGTCGCGGTCCTCGCGGGTCACGACTCCTACACGTATCTCGAGGACCGGTACGGGTTCGAACTGCACTCGCCGAAAGGCGTCTCGCCGCAGGACGAACCGACGCCCGCCGAAATCTCCGAGACGATCGACCTCATCGACGAGGAGGGGATCGACACGATCCTCTACGACCCCTTCGAGTCGTCCGGCGCGGACGACCTTCCGACCCTCGCGGCGACGATCCTCGAGGACAGCGATGCGACCGATGCGATGCCGGTCTCGCCTGCCGCGGGGACCCTCGCGGAGTGGGCCGACGACGACTGGGGGTACGTCGAACAAATGCAAGAGATAAACGTCCCGGCGTTCAGAGAAGCACTTGGAGCACAGTGA
- a CDS encoding RNase P subunit p30 family protein produces MYEAVHAYPDGASTVARLATTAADYGFEGVVVRNHSDARAEYDADRIAAEYGIDVVRGIEIRADDVQEASGAVGNHRTDETIVAVEGGTNALNRFAVENEKVDVLAGPMAREGDVNHVLAKAAAENGVRFEFDLSGVLRTSGGRRVRTIQSLRKLHEIVEYYDVPYVVSGAPTSHLELRAPRELRALGEQIGLSADFVADGLAEWGRLAERNRHVRSESFIEPGVERGRYEEDS; encoded by the coding sequence ATGTACGAGGCCGTCCACGCCTATCCCGACGGAGCGAGTACGGTCGCCAGGCTCGCGACGACGGCGGCCGACTACGGGTTCGAGGGCGTGGTCGTGCGAAACCACTCCGACGCGCGGGCGGAGTACGATGCCGATCGGATCGCAGCGGAGTACGGGATCGACGTCGTCAGGGGGATCGAGATCAGGGCCGACGACGTGCAGGAGGCAAGCGGCGCGGTCGGGAACCACCGGACCGACGAGACGATCGTGGCTGTCGAGGGCGGGACGAACGCCCTGAACCGATTCGCCGTCGAGAACGAGAAGGTCGACGTGCTCGCCGGCCCGATGGCCCGCGAGGGGGACGTCAATCACGTCCTCGCGAAGGCGGCCGCCGAGAACGGCGTCCGATTCGAGTTCGATCTGTCGGGCGTGCTCCGGACGAGCGGCGGCCGCCGCGTCCGAACGATCCAGTCGCTCCGGAAACTCCACGAGATCGTCGAGTACTACGACGTGCCGTACGTCGTCAGCGGGGCCCCGACCTCGCACCTCGAACTTCGCGCGCCCCGGGAACTGCGGGCGCTAGGCGAGCAAATCGGTCTCTCCGCCGACTTCGTCGCGGACGGACTGGCGGAGTGGGGGCGACTGGCCGAGCGGAATCGCCACGTCAGGTCCGAGTCCTTCATTGAGCCGGGGGTCGAACGGGGTCGGTATGAAGAAGACTCCTGA
- the tbsP gene encoding transcriptional regulator TbsP, with protein MTSNLLNHQIDDILGSVLEDATGDVYMVNPSRDAIEEFVSVATDFDGDLPSVHMLADERTLKDVMDDFIVASNAADLISAESLALRTLDEAPENSLLVTDDRVVAIVHAGDRVGGLVTDDDGFVDDTYETYEAHWEDAEAFNLRTPPITDVRDTLSEEISPDAEADFTAILDSLETARGDGDGLDEVTISLLVAAKNEALLYDISKWGEDVGIASKATFSRTKTKLEDMGLIDTEKVPIDVGRPRLRLKIGDDRLREANNGQLATVAQSILN; from the coding sequence ATGACTTCGAATTTACTCAACCACCAGATTGACGATATCCTCGGGTCGGTTCTCGAGGACGCGACCGGAGACGTGTACATGGTCAACCCGTCACGGGACGCGATCGAAGAGTTCGTCTCGGTAGCCACGGACTTCGACGGCGACCTCCCATCGGTTCACATGCTCGCCGACGAACGCACGCTCAAAGACGTCATGGACGACTTTATCGTCGCGTCGAACGCCGCCGACCTCATCTCGGCGGAATCGCTTGCACTCCGTACCCTCGACGAAGCACCCGAGAACTCCCTGCTCGTCACCGACGATCGCGTCGTCGCCATCGTCCACGCGGGCGATCGCGTCGGGGGTCTCGTCACCGACGACGACGGGTTCGTCGACGACACCTACGAGACGTACGAAGCCCACTGGGAGGACGCCGAGGCGTTCAACCTCCGGACGCCGCCGATCACGGACGTTCGCGACACCCTCTCCGAGGAGATCAGCCCCGACGCCGAGGCCGACTTCACCGCGATCCTCGACTCGCTCGAGACCGCACGCGGCGACGGCGACGGCCTCGACGAAGTGACCATCTCCCTGCTCGTGGCCGCCAAGAACGAGGCCCTGCTGTACGACATCAGCAAGTGGGGCGAAGACGTCGGGATCGCCTCCAAGGCGACGTTCAGCCGCACCAAGACCAAACTCGAGGACATGGGCCTGATCGACACCGAGAAGGTCCCGATCGACGTCGGCCGCCCGCGACTCCGACTCAAGATCGGGGACGATCGGCTCCGCGAGGCCAATAACGGCCAGCTCGCGACGGTCGCACAGTCGATTCTCAACTAA
- the glyA gene encoding serine hydroxymethyltransferase — MEHEHVRDVDPAVADALEGEVDRQRNSLQMIASENHASRAVIDAQGSALTNKYAEGYPGSRYYGGCEYADEVEQLAIDRAKELFGAEHVNVQPHSGTQANQAVYFAMLEPGDKILSLDLTHGGHLSHGHPANFVGQLYDVEQYEVDPETGYLDYEGLAEHAEEFEPDVIVSGYSAYPREIEWERIQDAADSVGALHLADIAHITGLVAAGVHPSPVGIADFVTGSTHKTIRAGRGGIVMTSEEYADDIDSAVFPGGQGGPLMHNVAGKAVGFKEALEPEFEDYAEQTVANATALGERLSENGFSLVSEGTDNHLVLVDLRESHPDTSGGDAEEALEDAGIVLNGNTVPGETRSAFDPSGIRAGTPALTTRGFDEDDCREVADLITRVVDAPEDESVVEAVREDVQALCDENPLYE; from the coding sequence ATGGAACACGAGCACGTCCGGGACGTCGATCCCGCCGTCGCAGACGCTCTCGAGGGAGAGGTAGATCGCCAGCGAAACTCCTTGCAGATGATCGCCAGCGAGAACCACGCCAGCCGCGCCGTCATCGACGCCCAGGGAAGCGCGCTGACGAACAAGTACGCCGAGGGGTATCCCGGTTCGCGCTACTACGGCGGCTGCGAGTACGCCGACGAGGTCGAACAACTCGCGATCGATCGCGCGAAAGAACTGTTCGGTGCCGAGCACGTCAACGTCCAGCCCCACTCGGGCACCCAGGCCAACCAGGCCGTCTACTTCGCGATGCTCGAACCGGGCGACAAGATCCTCTCGCTGGACCTGACCCACGGCGGCCACCTCAGTCACGGCCACCCCGCGAACTTCGTGGGGCAGCTCTACGACGTCGAGCAGTACGAGGTCGACCCCGAGACGGGCTACCTCGACTACGAGGGACTGGCCGAGCACGCCGAGGAGTTCGAACCCGACGTCATCGTCTCGGGCTACTCCGCGTACCCGCGCGAAATCGAGTGGGAGCGCATCCAGGACGCCGCCGACAGCGTCGGTGCGCTCCACCTCGCGGACATCGCCCACATCACGGGCCTGGTCGCCGCCGGCGTTCACCCCTCGCCCGTGGGCATCGCCGACTTCGTCACCGGTTCGACCCACAAGACGATTCGGGCCGGTCGCGGCGGCATCGTGATGACCAGCGAGGAGTACGCCGACGATATCGACTCGGCGGTCTTCCCCGGCGGGCAGGGCGGTCCGCTCATGCACAACGTCGCCGGCAAGGCCGTCGGCTTCAAGGAGGCCCTCGAACCCGAATTCGAGGACTACGCCGAACAGACCGTCGCGAACGCGACGGCGCTGGGCGAACGGCTCTCGGAAAACGGCTTCTCGCTCGTCTCTGAGGGAACGGACAACCACCTCGTGCTCGTCGACCTGCGCGAGAGCCACCCCGACACCTCTGGCGGCGACGCCGAGGAAGCGCTCGAGGACGCCGGCATCGTTCTCAACGGGAACACGGTCCCCGGCGAGACCCGATCGGCCTTCGACCCCAGCGGCATCCGGGCCGGCACGCCCGCGCTCACGACCCGCGGCTTCGACGAGGACGACTGCCGGGAGGTCGCCGACCTCATCACGCGCGTCGTCGACGCCCCCGAGGACGAGTCCGTCGTCGAGGCAGTCCGCGAGGACGTCCAGGCGCTGTGTGACGAGAACCCGCTGTACGAGTAG
- a CDS encoding YhjD/YihY/BrkB family envelope integrity protein: MTPAIRGAVPFVRGVVAGIQEKNVPFMAASIAYQAFISLIPLLVLVFFLVSIVGDEQLATEVGAATEGFLPESGQLLLENAIEDSPATAGSSIIGLVVVLWGSLKIFRGLDTAFSEIYGSTAENSFVDQLRDALIAFGAIGIALLAAGGASVVFAFFPDSLFVGFLNPILLVVGLTLAFLPMYYRFPDVDLSVREVLPGVVVAAVGWAILQSLFQVYVSFASDSESAGPVGAILLVLTWLYFGGLILLSGAVVNATYAGRIDLDDADTGTGTIDSADREPSAASIDRERDRLAERATDLTRERNKLRQDLAAQRDRRYELEDRVDRLERTTRELEQENEALRQRLETRRDPPWKRSVRAVLGRIGVLRVGTIETRSE; this comes from the coding sequence ATGACGCCCGCGATTCGCGGCGCCGTACCGTTCGTCCGAGGGGTCGTGGCCGGGATCCAGGAGAAGAACGTCCCGTTCATGGCCGCCAGCATCGCTTACCAGGCGTTCATATCGCTGATCCCGTTGCTCGTGCTCGTGTTCTTTCTCGTCTCGATCGTCGGCGACGAGCAACTCGCGACCGAAGTCGGGGCCGCGACGGAGGGCTTTCTCCCCGAGAGCGGGCAACTCCTGCTCGAGAACGCGATCGAGGACTCGCCCGCGACCGCTGGCTCGTCGATCATCGGGCTGGTCGTCGTCCTGTGGGGGTCGCTGAAAATTTTTCGGGGCCTCGACACCGCGTTCTCGGAGATCTACGGCTCGACGGCGGAGAACTCGTTCGTCGATCAACTCAGGGATGCGCTGATCGCGTTCGGCGCGATCGGGATCGCACTGCTGGCCGCCGGCGGGGCGAGCGTCGTGTTCGCGTTCTTCCCCGACAGTCTCTTCGTGGGATTCCTGAACCCGATCCTGCTCGTCGTCGGCCTCACGCTCGCGTTCCTGCCGATGTACTACCGCTTCCCCGACGTCGACCTCTCGGTCCGAGAGGTGCTCCCCGGCGTCGTCGTCGCGGCCGTCGGCTGGGCGATCCTCCAGTCGCTGTTCCAGGTGTACGTCTCGTTCGCCAGCGACTCGGAGTCGGCCGGTCCGGTCGGCGCGATCCTGCTGGTGCTGACGTGGCTGTACTTCGGGGGCCTGATCCTGCTCTCAGGGGCGGTCGTCAACGCGACGTACGCCGGCCGGATAGACCTCGACGACGCCGATACCGGGACCGGCACCATCGACTCCGCCGATCGGGAGCCGTCGGCCGCGTCGATCGACCGGGAACGCGATCGACTCGCCGAGCGGGCCACGGACCTCACGCGGGAACGGAACAAACTGCGCCAGGACCTGGCGGCCCAGCGCGACCGGCGGTACGAACTCGAGGACCGCGTCGATCGACTCGAACGGACGACGCGCGAACTCGAACAGGAGAACGAGGCCCTTCGGCAGCGGCTCGAAACCCGTCGCGATCCACCGTGGAAGCGATCGGTCCGCGCGGTACTGGGCCGAATCGGGGTCCTTCGCGTCGGGACGATCGAAACGCGGTCCGAGTAG
- a CDS encoding bifunctional methylenetetrahydrofolate dehydrogenase/methenyltetrahydrofolate cyclohydrolase: MTEIIDGNAVASEIRDDLTGAIETLADAGARPGLATVLMGDDPASQTYVNMKQRDCEEVGIESHHVDVDGDAPPEDLYDAIAALNDDPAVHGYIVQAPVPDHVDYRDVIRRVDPIKDVDGFHPENVGRLVTGDARFRPCTPHGVQKLFEAYDVDTEGKDVTIVGRSDIVGKPLANLLIQKAEDGNATVTVCHSRTVDLAAKTRAADVVVAAAGVPELIDGSMISEGTVVIDVGVNRVEADTEKGYELVGDVEFESAKGKASAITPVPGGVGPMTRAMLLYNTVKAASLQEDVAVDLP; the protein is encoded by the coding sequence ATGACCGAGATCATCGACGGCAACGCCGTCGCGAGCGAGATCCGTGACGACCTGACAGGCGCGATCGAGACCCTCGCGGACGCTGGCGCACGGCCGGGCCTGGCGACGGTGCTGATGGGCGACGATCCCGCCAGCCAGACCTACGTGAACATGAAACAGCGCGACTGCGAGGAGGTCGGGATCGAGAGCCACCACGTCGACGTCGACGGCGACGCGCCGCCCGAGGACCTGTACGACGCGATCGCGGCCCTCAACGACGATCCCGCGGTCCACGGCTACATCGTCCAGGCCCCCGTCCCTGACCACGTCGACTACCGCGACGTGATCCGGCGCGTGGACCCGATCAAGGACGTCGACGGCTTCCATCCCGAGAACGTCGGCCGCCTCGTCACCGGCGACGCCCGCTTTCGCCCCTGTACGCCCCACGGCGTCCAGAAACTGTTCGAGGCCTACGACGTCGATACCGAGGGGAAAGACGTGACGATCGTCGGCCGATCGGACATCGTCGGCAAGCCGCTCGCGAACCTGCTGATCCAGAAGGCCGAGGACGGGAACGCGACCGTGACGGTCTGTCACTCCCGGACGGTGGACCTCGCGGCGAAGACGCGCGCGGCGGACGTCGTCGTCGCCGCCGCTGGCGTCCCGGAACTGATCGACGGGTCGATGATCTCGGAGGGAACTGTCGTGATCGACGTCGGCGTCAACCGCGTCGAGGCCGACACCGAGAAGGGGTACGAACTCGTCGGCGACGTCGAGTTCGAGAGCGCGAAGGGGAAGGCGAGTGCGATCACCCCCGTCCCCGGCGGCGTCGGCCCGATGACTCGTGCGATGTTGCTCTACAACACGGTCAAGGCCGCGAGCCTGCAGGAGGACGTCGCCGTCGACCTGCCCTGA
- a CDS encoding DUF7117 family protein: protein MKIRGERECKECGTRWSYYETGSVGCPACGSLRSVGIDERTEHTDLQVEFDLTSVRNAIDDVPTDDLAERAREACRDYVRRRGFVNAGDLRDLDDTYLAASELLHVADVLERDIRLEEREELYFLSLLRDADDGERPPHQEVPATIRAPRGLAYATAVQEYRGDVRTWAEDRSLTTAERGALETLGEHAKRIRMLDGDVDPRLAERLIEATRDLANGLRGDELAFAQAQDRLDGLEFGTLE, encoded by the coding sequence ATGAAGATTCGGGGGGAGCGCGAGTGCAAGGAGTGTGGCACGCGATGGTCCTACTACGAGACCGGGAGCGTCGGCTGTCCGGCCTGTGGCAGCCTCCGGAGCGTCGGCATCGACGAGCGGACCGAACACACCGACCTGCAGGTCGAGTTCGACCTCACGTCGGTCCGGAACGCCATCGACGACGTCCCCACCGACGACCTCGCGGAGCGCGCCCGCGAGGCGTGTCGCGACTACGTCCGCCGTCGCGGCTTCGTCAACGCCGGGGACCTTCGCGACCTCGACGACACCTACCTCGCCGCGTCCGAACTGCTTCACGTCGCCGACGTGCTGGAACGGGACATCCGTCTCGAGGAACGCGAGGAACTGTACTTCCTCTCGCTGTTGCGCGACGCTGACGACGGCGAGCGGCCACCACACCAGGAGGTCCCGGCCACGATTCGTGCACCGCGCGGGCTCGCGTACGCGACCGCGGTACAGGAGTATCGCGGTGACGTGCGAACGTGGGCCGAGGACCGATCGCTCACGACCGCCGAACGAGGGGCTCTCGAGACGCTCGGCGAGCACGCAAAGCGCATCCGGATGCTCGACGGCGACGTCGATCCCCGGCTGGCCGAGCGACTGATCGAGGCGACGCGGGACCTTGCGAACGGCCTCCGCGGGGACGAACTCGCGTTCGCGCAGGCCCAGGATCGGCTGGACGGCCTCGAATTCGGGACTCTCGAGTGA
- a CDS encoding alpha/beta fold hydrolase, producing MAGETATAMYRHRTDAVSTTVGEGPPIVFAHGTLMDRTMFDPQLDALSDGYRATAYDLRARTDRYAPGYDLWDLADDCAAVLDGLGHDSAVLAGMSMGGFMGLRFALAYPDRVDGLVLIDSMAAPHEPQERETYGALVDPLEGSRTGVSEALAEGVTQYLFGETTREETPELVAEWVRRWQTYPGDAVYHELHSWLSRPDLSDRLAEIDVPVLIVHGEEDPSIDPSRAEPMLEELPDARMELIPGAGHTSNLERPEPVNEAIRSFLDEHH from the coding sequence ATGGCTGGTGAGACAGCGACGGCGATGTACCGGCACAGGACCGACGCGGTTTCGACGACCGTCGGCGAGGGGCCGCCGATCGTCTTCGCACACGGCACGCTGATGGATCGGACGATGTTCGATCCGCAACTCGACGCGCTCTCCGACGGCTATCGCGCGACGGCGTACGATCTTCGGGCCCGGACCGATCGGTACGCGCCGGGGTACGACCTCTGGGATCTCGCGGACGACTGCGCCGCAGTACTGGACGGACTCGGACACGATAGCGCCGTCCTCGCCGGGATGTCGATGGGCGGGTTCATGGGCCTGCGGTTCGCGCTCGCCTACCCCGATCGGGTCGACGGCCTCGTACTCATCGACTCGATGGCGGCGCCGCACGAACCGCAGGAACGGGAGACCTACGGCGCGCTGGTCGACCCGCTCGAGGGCTCCCGGACGGGCGTCTCCGAGGCGCTGGCCGAGGGCGTGACCCAGTACCTCTTCGGCGAGACGACGCGTGAAGAAACCCCCGAACTCGTCGCGGAGTGGGTTCGACGCTGGCAGACGTATCCGGGCGATGCGGTCTACCACGAACTCCACTCCTGGCTCTCGCGGCCCGATCTCAGCGATCGACTCGCCGAGATCGACGTCCCGGTTCTGATCGTCCACGGCGAGGAGGACCCGTCGATCGATCCCTCGCGCGCCGAACCGATGCTGGAGGAACTGCCGGACGCCCGGATGGAACTGATCCCCGGGGCGGGACACACTTCGAACCTCGAACGGCCGGAACCCGTCAACGAGGCGATCCGATCGTTCCTCGACGAACACCACTGA